From Streptomyces sp. CMB-StM0423, a single genomic window includes:
- a CDS encoding hemolysin family protein has product MTEILLLLAALALTLACAIFVAAEFSLTTVERGDLERAAAAGERGAEGALKAVRRLTFQLSGAQLGITVTSLVIGMLAEPSLATLLRGPLEAMGLGGTASPVATLLGVALSTVVLMVIGELVPKNWAIARPLAVAKTVAGPQRGFTAAFGPFIRHLNSTANRVVRRVGLEPAEELASARTPDELVSLARHSAAGGALEPDSAELFVRTLHLHELTAENVMTPRVDVKALESGATALDAANLAHATGLSRFPVYAHSLDEVVGTVHIRDVLALEPRTRAATPVTELATEPLLVPETLPADRLLEQLRERRTMAVVIDEYGGTAGVATMEDIVEEVVGEVRDEHDPVELPDLQPAGVGADGRPTWDADGSVRLDQLAELGLEAPEGPYETVAGLIATLLARIPAKGDAVHLAGWRLDVLAVEHHRADRVRITAPAEDAAGAAPPRRAAAPDQRRPAEEVRR; this is encoded by the coding sequence GTGACCGAGATCCTTCTGCTGCTCGCCGCCCTGGCCCTCACCCTGGCCTGCGCGATCTTCGTGGCGGCCGAGTTCTCCCTGACCACCGTCGAGCGCGGCGACCTGGAGCGGGCCGCCGCCGCGGGTGAGCGGGGCGCCGAGGGCGCCCTGAAGGCCGTCCGCCGGCTCACCTTCCAGCTCTCCGGCGCCCAGCTCGGCATCACCGTGACCTCGCTGGTCATCGGCATGCTGGCCGAGCCCTCGCTGGCCACGCTGCTGCGCGGCCCGCTGGAGGCCATGGGCCTGGGCGGCACGGCCTCGCCGGTGGCGACGCTGCTGGGCGTGGCGCTGTCCACGGTGGTCCTGATGGTGATCGGCGAGCTGGTGCCGAAGAACTGGGCGATCGCCCGGCCGCTGGCCGTGGCGAAGACCGTGGCCGGACCGCAGCGCGGCTTCACCGCCGCCTTCGGCCCGTTCATCCGCCATCTGAACAGCACCGCGAACCGCGTCGTGCGCCGCGTCGGGCTGGAGCCCGCCGAGGAGCTGGCCTCGGCCCGTACGCCCGACGAGCTGGTCTCGCTGGCCCGGCACTCCGCCGCGGGCGGCGCGCTGGAGCCGGACTCCGCCGAGCTGTTCGTCCGCACCCTGCACCTGCACGAGCTGACCGCGGAGAACGTCATGACGCCCCGCGTCGACGTCAAGGCGCTGGAGTCCGGCGCCACCGCCCTCGACGCCGCGAACCTCGCGCACGCCACCGGGCTGTCCCGCTTCCCCGTCTACGCGCACAGCCTGGACGAGGTCGTCGGCACGGTGCACATCCGCGACGTGCTCGCCCTCGAACCCCGCACCCGGGCCGCGACGCCGGTCACCGAGCTGGCCACCGAGCCGCTGCTGGTGCCCGAGACGCTGCCCGCCGACCGGCTGCTGGAGCAGTTGCGCGAGCGGCGCACGATGGCCGTGGTCATCGACGAGTACGGCGGCACCGCGGGGGTGGCCACGATGGAGGACATCGTGGAGGAGGTCGTCGGCGAGGTACGCGACGAGCACGACCCGGTCGAGCTGCCCGACCTGCAGCCGGCGGGCGTCGGCGCGGACGGCAGGCCGACCTGGGACGCGGACGGCAGCGTCCGCCTGGACCAGCTTGCGGAGCTGGGCCTGGAGGCCCCGGAGGGCCCGTACGAGACGGTCGCAGGGCTGATCGCCACGCTGCTGGCCCGCATCCCCGCCAAGGGCGACGCGGTGCACCTCGCCGGCTGGCGGCTGGACGTCCTGGCCGTCGAGCACCACCGCGCCGACCGGGTCCGGATCACCGCCCCCGCCGAGGACGCGGCCGGTGCCGCGCCGCCGCGCCGGGCCGCCGCACCCGACCAGCGCCGGCCCGCCGAGGAGGTGCGCCGGTGA